The Toxorhynchites rutilus septentrionalis strain SRP chromosome 3, ASM2978413v1, whole genome shotgun sequence genome includes a region encoding these proteins:
- the LOC129778850 gene encoding dnaJ homolog subfamily C member 30, mitochondrial: MNIQKIAPTVCTILNKTKLNIEVAALGSTYCINQRSISLCGCLQRSHYDSLGITSAATQNDIKQAYYNLSKLYHPDINKDSTSAAEKFRAITEAYEILGNYRLRKLYDKGILHTAGRQYAQQEPVAKPPEEDDPQTRFYKKRMTRTHVPTASGRTPIYDFDEWSRAHYGQSFERKKAAEQKARNKAQKEEIINSATLHVYVVFATVSLVVLYGFVTIQEQSYDTPRAPVKNSD; the protein is encoded by the coding sequence ATGAATATACAAAAAATCGCTCCTACCGTCTGTACGATCCTCAATAAGACAAAATTGAATATTGAAGTCGCAGCTCTTGGTTCGACGTATTGTATAAATCAACGAAGCATAAGTTTATGCGGATGTCTGCAGCGATCACACTACGATTCCCTAGGAATTACTTCAGCCGCAACCCAGAATGATATCAAGCAAGCCTATTACAATCTATCAAAACTTTACCATCCCGACATAAATAAAGACAGCACTTCAGCGGCGGAAAAATTCAGAGCTATAACTGAAGCGTACGAAATCCTCGGAAATTATCGCTTAAGGAAATTGTACGACAAAGGAATTCTTCATACCGCCGGTCGACAGTACGCACAGCAAGAACCGGTCGCGAAGCCACCAGAGGAAGATGATCCCCAAACGAGATTCTATAAGAAACGAATGACTCGAACGCATGTACCCACGGCTTCGGGACGCACTCCCATTTATGATTTCGACGAGTGGTCTCGCGCTCACTACGGCCAGAGCTTCGAACGGAAGAAAGCTGCCGAACAGAAGGCAAGAAACAAAGCACAGAAAGAGGAAATTATTAACTCGGCAACCCTTCATGTGTATGTTGTCTTTGCGACAGTGTCTCTTGTGGTTTTGTACGGTTTCGTTACCATTCAAGAACAATCGTATGATACTCCCAGAGCACCTGTGAAGAATTCAGATTGA
- the LOC129778849 gene encoding probable 18S rRNA (guanine-N(7))-methyltransferase isoform X2 yields the protein MCERAIELLALPEDDTQMILDIGCGSGLSGSVLEDQGHVWIGIDIAKAMLDVAVEREVEGDLILGDMGQGIPFKAGTFDGAVSISALQWLCNADKKCHVPQKRLYQFFTTLFSCLTRNARAVFQFYPENSEQIELITSQAMKAGFFGGLVVDYPNSAKAKKYFLVLMTGGMASLPAALGTGESDNQISYSRKREFAKNARGKSVKKSKEWILQKKERRRQQQKETRNDSKYTARKRSGRF from the exons ATGTGCGAGCGAGCGATAGAACTATTAGCACTTCCGGAAGACGACACACAAATGATCCTCGACATTGGCTGTGGCTCTGGCCTGTCCGGAAGTGTACTGGAGGATCAGGGTCACGTGTGGATAggaattgacattgcaaaagCCATGTTGGATGTTGCAGTGGAACGAGAAGTTGAGGGGGATTTAATTCTGGGTGACATGGGCCAGGGAATACCATTCAAGGCTGGTACCTTCGACGGAGCGGTATCGATTTCAGCGCTGCAGTGGCTGTGCAATGCGGATAAAAAATGCCATGTCCCACAAAAACGGCTGTATCAATTTTTTACTACGTTATTCTCTTGTTTG ACTCGCAATGCGCGTGCAGTTTTTCAGTTCTACCCGGAAAACTCCGAACAGATCGAGCTGATAACGTCACAAGCGATGAAGGCTGGCTTTTTCGGTGGCCTTGTAGTAGACTATCCCAATTCAGCCAaagcgaaaaaatattttctggtgcTAATGACGGGTGGAATGGCGTCTTTGCCGGCCGCATTGGGAACAGGTGAAAGTGACAACCAAATTTCGTATAGCAGAAAGCGCGAATTCGCGAAGAACGCTCGCGGAAAATCGGTTAAAAAGTCCAAGGAGTGGATATTGCAGAAAAAAGAGCGCCGAAGACAGCAACAGAAAGAAACCCGAAACGACTCCAAATATACTGCTCGCAAGAGGagtggaagattttag
- the LOC129778849 gene encoding probable 18S rRNA (guanine-N(7))-methyltransferase isoform X1: MARRPEHLAPPEIFYNEDEAQKYTNNTRIIDIQVQMCERAIELLALPEDDTQMILDIGCGSGLSGSVLEDQGHVWIGIDIAKAMLDVAVEREVEGDLILGDMGQGIPFKAGTFDGAVSISALQWLCNADKKCHVPQKRLYQFFTTLFSCLTRNARAVFQFYPENSEQIELITSQAMKAGFFGGLVVDYPNSAKAKKYFLVLMTGGMASLPAALGTGESDNQISYSRKREFAKNARGKSVKKSKEWILQKKERRRQQQKETRNDSKYTARKRSGRF; this comes from the exons ATGGCACGACGACCTGAACATCTTGCTCCACCTGAAATC TTCTACAACGAAGATGAGGCTCAAAAGTACACGAACAACACTCGCATAATAGATATCCAAGTGCAGATGTGCGAGCGAGCGATAGAACTATTAGCACTTCCGGAAGACGACACACAAATGATCCTCGACATTGGCTGTGGCTCTGGCCTGTCCGGAAGTGTACTGGAGGATCAGGGTCACGTGTGGATAggaattgacattgcaaaagCCATGTTGGATGTTGCAGTGGAACGAGAAGTTGAGGGGGATTTAATTCTGGGTGACATGGGCCAGGGAATACCATTCAAGGCTGGTACCTTCGACGGAGCGGTATCGATTTCAGCGCTGCAGTGGCTGTGCAATGCGGATAAAAAATGCCATGTCCCACAAAAACGGCTGTATCAATTTTTTACTACGTTATTCTCTTGTTTG ACTCGCAATGCGCGTGCAGTTTTTCAGTTCTACCCGGAAAACTCCGAACAGATCGAGCTGATAACGTCACAAGCGATGAAGGCTGGCTTTTTCGGTGGCCTTGTAGTAGACTATCCCAATTCAGCCAaagcgaaaaaatattttctggtgcTAATGACGGGTGGAATGGCGTCTTTGCCGGCCGCATTGGGAACAGGTGAAAGTGACAACCAAATTTCGTATAGCAGAAAGCGCGAATTCGCGAAGAACGCTCGCGGAAAATCGGTTAAAAAGTCCAAGGAGTGGATATTGCAGAAAAAAGAGCGCCGAAGACAGCAACAGAAAGAAACCCGAAACGACTCCAAATATACTGCTCGCAAGAGGagtggaagattttag
- the LOC129778383 gene encoding protein unc-45 homolog B: MVSEAMANQQEDPTVCKERGNEDFKNGHWDAAISWYSKAIKFGEKQKELPVFYKNRAAAYLKQEKYSKALDDCSKSLEGCPNDPKALFRRSQAYEALEKFEEAYKDLRTIHTYDPNNKTIKPHLERLHAIVQERVRQRAQTSNKVAQMFQIAFDLAAIKEKREQAMNNIVVLARETAGAETMLKEGLVTRIGKLLKVEKNNDIITNAIRAIDEVCTRSSDRTKTVIKELGIPWFLQILDTEVEDRVTASQHCMQTVLNSLSGMENKEDSKPDKDLVESNKQLIDTLLSCLVYSVTERTISGLARDAIMELIIRNVHYKTLDWAEQLVEMKGLVRLMEVCSELEEYKYESAMNITASSRTIASVCLARIYENMYYDAAREVFTNQIADFVKDKLLTPDHESKVRVTVAITALLLGPLEVGNTMISREGIMQMILVMAQSDDVLEQKVACECIIAAASKKDKAKGLIQSGAEILKKLYTSKNEEIRVRALVGLCKLGSSGGLDASIRPFADGSTKKLAEACRKFLIKPGKDKSIRKFAAEGLAYLTLDADVKEKLVEDRAAIKGLIELAKTGDQSAIYGVVTTLVNLVNAYEKQEIVPELVELAKFAKHHIPEEHELDDPDFVSGRIIILANEGVTSGLVALCKTESDNSKEMIARVFNALCSEQEVRGKVVQQGGAKVLLPLSLKGTANGKRHAAQALSRIGITINPEVAFPGQRNLEVIRPLLNQLHPDCSSLENFEALMALCNLASMNETTRQRIIKEKGISKIETYIAEDHVLLRRAATQVICNMVQSEDVVKLHEKENDRVKFLALLTQEEDEDTAMAASGALAYLTGVSEKSCEKMFTPAAWLDIFHTLVANPSPDVQHRGLVIILNIVNTSKSLAEKIFDTDLLRMLYGVTQLNDERRAKAIETAQKCLKVAEEYRLIEENKDADLLPDVFQQNDREAALESIEE; this comes from the exons ATGGTCAGCGAAGCAATGGCAAACCAGCAAGAAGATCCTACTGTGTGCAAAGAACGAGGCAATGAAGATTTCAAGAATGGACACTGGGATGCGGCGATTTCGTGGTACTCGAAAGCAATCAAGTTTGGCGAGAAGCAAAAAGAGTTGCCCGTTTTCTATAAGAATCGTGCTGCAGCATATCTCAAGCAGGAAAAATACAGCAAAGCACTAGATGATTGCAGTAAATCGCTGGAGGGCTGTCCAAATGATCCGAAAGCATTGTTTCGCAGATCCCAGGCGTATGAAGCGTTGGAGAAGTTCGAGGAAGCGTACAAAGATCTTAGAACAATTCATACGTATGATCCGAACAATAAAACTATCAAACCACATCTGGAGAGATTACATGCCATTGTTCAGGAAAGAGTTCGTCAAAGGGCGCAAACTTCGAACAAGGTAGCTCAGATGTTCCAAATCGCTTTTGATTTAGCCGCGATAAAGGAAAAACGGGAGCAAGCGATGAATAATATTGTAGTGCTGGCTCGAGAGACTGCAGGAGCTGAAACAATGTTGAAGGAAGGTTTGGTGACCCGCATCGGAAAGTTGTTGAAAGTTGAGAAGAACAATGATATAATCACGAACGCTATTCGTGCTATAGATGAGGTGTGCACTAGGAGTTCGGATCGAACAAAAACGGTCATCAAGGAGCTTGGTATTCCATGGTTTCTGCAGATTCTTGATACCGAGGTAGAAGATCGAGTTACGGCATCTCAGCACTGCATGCAAACCGTCCTGAATTCGTTGTCCGGCATGGAAAATAAAGAGGACTCCAAACCTGACAAAGATCTTGTTGAATCGAACAAGCAGTTGATCGACACCCTCCTAAGCTGTTTAGTTTATTCCGTCACTGAGCGTACGATATCGGGGTTGGCCCGTGATGCAATTATGGAACTAATCATTCGTAATGTGCACTACAAAACGCTCGACTGGGCTGAACAGTTAGTCGAAATGAAGGGTTTAGTTCGACTGATGGAAGTCTGCTCCGAGCTGGAGGAGTATAAATACGAGAGCGCGATGAATATTACCGCTTCTTCTCGTACGATTGCATCCGTTTGTTTGGCGCGTATTTACGAAAATATGTATTACGATGCGGCTCGCGAAGTGTTCACCAATCAAATAGCGGACTTCGTGAAAGATAAATTATTGACGCCGGACCACGAATCGAAAGTACGCGTCACAGTGGCAATTACTGCGCTGCTGCTTGGACCTCTGGAAGTGGGTAACACAATGATATCAAGGGAGGGTATTATGCAAATGATTTTGGTAATGGCACAATCGGACGACGTGTTGGAGCAGAAG GTCGCCTGCGAATGTATCATCGCTGCTGCCTCAAAAAAGGACAAAGCAAAGGGTCTTATTCAGTCCGGCGCAGAAATCCTAAAGAAGCTGTACACCtcgaaaaatgaagaaattcgtgTCCGTGCGCTGGTGGGTCTCTGCAAGCTAGGAAGCTCGGGTGGATTGGATGCGTCGATCCGTCCGTTCGCTGATGGATCAACTAAGAAGCTGGCGGAAGCTTGTCGCAAATTTCTTATAAAACCAGGCAAGGACAAGTCCATCCGGAAGTTTGCTGCCGAAGGCTTGGCGTACCTAACGCTAGATGCTGATGTAAAGGAGAAACTCGTTGAGGACCGTGCAGCTATCAAAGGATTAATCGAGTTGGCGAAAACTGGAGATCAATCGGCAATATATGGTGTCGTTACAACACTGGTGAATTTggtgaatgcatatgaaaaacAGGAAATCGTACCGGAATTAGTCGAACTGGCCAAATTTGCTAAGCATCACATCCCAGAGGAGCACGAACTGGATGATCCTGATTTCGTTAGTGGTCGTATTATTATATTAGCAAACGAAGGGGTTACATCGGGTTTGGTAGCATTGTGCAAAACCGAGAGTGACAACAGCAAAGAAATGATTGCCCGTGTCTTCAACGCACTTTGTAGCGAACAAGAAGTGCGGGGTAAGGTCGTTCAACAAGGGGGTGCAAAAGTTTTGCTCCCCCTATCTCTCAAGGGAACAGCTAACGGGAAACGGCATGCTGCCCAGGCTTTGTCCCGCATTGGAATTACTATCAATCCGGAGGTTGCATTTCCAGGTCAGAGAAATTTGGAAGTGATTAGGCCATTACTGAACCAACTTCATCCAGACTGTTCATCGTTGGAGAATTTCGAAGCTCTGATGGCTCTCTGCAATCTTGCATCTATGAACGAGACCACAAGACAGCGTATTATAAAGGAAAAGGGTATCAGTAAAATCGAAACATACATTGCAGAAGACCATGTATTGCTCAGACGCGCTGCCACTCAGGTTATCTGTAACATGGTGCAGTCTGAGGACGTTGTGAAGCTTCACGAAAAAGAGAATGATCGAGTTAAATTTCTGGCGTTGCTTACGCAAGAGGAAGACGAAGATACTGCGATGGCTGCATCCGGAGCATTGGCTTATCTGACAGGTGTAAGTGAAAAAAGTTGCGAAAAAATGTTCACGCCTGCCGCTTGGCTGGACATCTTCCATACACTTGTGGCGAATCCAAGTCCAGATGTTCAGCACCGTGGTCTGGTGATTATTTTGAACATAGTGAATACGAGCAAATCTCTCGCTGAGAAAATCTTCGATACGGATTTATTGCGTATGTTGTATGGAGTAACGCAGCTGAACGACGAAAGGCGTGCCAAGGCCATTGAAACGGCCCAAAAGTGCCTCAAAGTGGCGGAAGAGTATCGACTGATTGAGGAAAATAAAGATgcggatctattaccggatgTTTTCCAGCAGAATGATCGAGAAGCGGCGCTTGAGTCAATTGAAGAATAA